The DNA region GGGTTGCTGCGGGAGGACAAGGCGTTGACGAACCGCTTTTTGCGGTCGCACGCTTCGGTGGAATCAATACGCAAGCAGATTGAAGGTCATACGACGATTCGGGAGAAGGTTTCGACCTCCGTCGATCTGCCCTTGTCGAACGAGTGCAAGCGAGTGCTTGCCTATGCGGCTGAAGAAGCCGAGCGGCTTTCGCACAAGCATATCGGGACCGAACATCTGCTGCTGGGGTTGCTGCGCGAGGAGAAGTGCTTTGCGGCCGAAATTCTTACGGAGCGCGGGTTAAGGTTGCCGGCCATCCGCGAGGAGTTGCAGCGGACGACGCAGGAGAAGGCGCCCGCCTCGCAAGGCACAGGCAAGACCCAGCGCGGTGAGCAGAGTATGCTGGCCGAGTTTTCGCGCGACCTGACGCAAAGCGCCATGGATCAACAACTCGATCCTCTGGTTGGGCGTGATGCAGAAGTGGATCGCGTCATCCAGATCCTTTGCCGCCGGACGAAGAACAATCCCGTTCTGATCGGAGAGCCCGGCGTTGGCAAGACCGCTATTGTGGAAGGGCTGGCACAGAAGATCGCCGATGGCGAAGTTCCCAGCTTTTTGGCGGACAAGCGTGTGTTGGCGCTTGATCTTTCCCTGATTGTTGCAGGCACAAAATATCGCGGTCAGTTTGAAGAGCGGCTGAAGACGATCATGAAGGAGTTGATGGAGAACCAGAACTCCATCGTGTTCATCGACGAGCTGCATACACTTGTTGGCGCGGGCTCGGCGGAGGGCTCGCTCGATGCGGCAAACATTCTGAAGCCTGCGTTGAGCCGCGGCGAGATTCAGTGCATCGGCGCGACGACTCCGGCTGAGTATCGCAAGTCGATTGAGAAGGACAGATCTCTGGAACGGCGTTTCCAGGCAGTGAAGGTTCCTCCTCCGAACGAGGAAGATGCCATCAAGATCATCATGGGCATCAAGGACAAGTATGAGAAGTTTCATGCTGTCAGCTATACCGATGACGCGATCACCTTCTCCGTTTCGCACTCAAGCCGCTATATTCCGGATCGCTTCCTGCCGGACAAAGCGATCGACCTGATCGACGAGGCCGGTGCGCGGGTGAAGCTGCGACAGACTTCCCTTCCCGAAGAGTTGACCGAGGTTCAAAAGCGGATCAAGTTCATCGTGCATCGCATGGAAAACGCGATTGCAAATCATGAGTTCGAGAAGGCTCGGTTCTATTCGGACGAAGAGCGCAAAGAGCGGGAGAACCTTCGGGCACTGCGTGACAAATACCATCTGGATGATTCCTCGGCGGGCATTGTGACGCGTGAAGATATCGAGGATGTTGTCAGCCGCTGGACCGGCGTTCCCATTACTTCGCTCAAAGAAGAGGAGACGCAACGGCTGTTGCGTGTCGAAGAAGAGCTGCATAAGCGCGTGATCTCGCAGGACAAGGCGATCTCTGCGCTGGCTCGCGCGATTCGGCGGTCTCGAGCTGGCCTCAAAAATCCGGCGCGTCCGATTGGAAGCTTCCTTTTCCTTGGGCCCACGGGCGTCGGCAAGACCGAGATGGCGCGTACGCTCGCTCAGTTCCTGTTCGGCAGTGAGAAGGCGCTCATCCGGTTCGATATGTCGGAGTTCATGGAGAAGCATTCCGTAAGCAAGCTGATCGGTTCGCCTCCGGGATACGTTGGTTACGAAGAGGGCGGCCAGCTTACAGAGCGCGTCAAGCGTAATCCGTACTGTGTTGTGCTGCTCGATGAGATCGAGAAGGCGCACCCGGATGTCTTCAATCTGCTGTTGCAGGTTTTTGAAGATGGGCAGTTGACGGATGGACTCGGCAATACGGTCGACTACAAAAATACGATCATCATCATGACTTCGAACATTGGAGCGAAGCACCTGCAGAAACGGCAGGGGCTTGGCTTCCAGAGCGAGAAAGAAGACATGGTGCTGGACAAGATGGAAGAGTTGGTACGTGGTGAAGTAAAGCGCACGTTCAATCCTGAATTCTTGAACCGATTGGACGAGATCATCATCTTTACGTCGCTCTCGGACGCCGACCTGATGCAGATTCTCGAACTGCTGGTGCAGCAGCTCAATGTGAATCTGGTGCACAAGGCGATCACTATCTCAGTGACGGACGGGGCGAAGAAGTGGATCATCGAAAAGACTGCATCCGACCGCACGTACGGCGCTCGTCCGCTACGCCGCGCGTTACAGAAGTACGTTGAGGATCCGTTGTCGGAAGCTCTTATCGGCGGCGGAATTGCACAGCGTCCTGCGTTCCTTGAGGTCTACATGGAAAATAATGCGCTGTTCTATCGGCCAATAGCGGCAGAGGGTGAAGAGAAGATGGCTGGACTTGCCCTGACTACCGTTTAGTTTCAGAAAGTATGAACGAGAACGCCTCGGCTTTTGCTGAGGCGTTCTCGCTTTAAGCGGAAGATTGTCACTGACACAAGCAGGCCCTTCCGCTTTGCGGAAGGATGACAAGAAAAAGGACTAAGGGTAGAAGGTTATTGGCGGCTCAGCCAACGCATGAGGCCTTGCGCGGGAGCTTCGGGGGACATGAAGCGATCAGGATTCCCCATCAAGGCACCGGCGGCGAGCCTTCCGCTGCGCACGGCACCTTCCATCGTCGAAGGCCACTCCGTTGCGGTCCAATCTCCTGCCAGATAAAGTCCGGGCCACTCAGTAGTTTGATTAGGCCGGAATCGGTCCAGACCGGGAATGACAGAGAAGGTGGCGCGGGCCTCTTTCAGCACTCCACTCTTTACAAGTTTTGCCGTCTTCGCCGCGGGGAAGAACAGCTCCAGCTCCTGAAGCGCAGAGGTGAGTATCTGTTCCCTTCCCATCTCCAACTCGGACCATGAGGCACTGATGACCAACTCCAGATAGCTGCCGCGCTCGGCGGCCCAGCGGCGGATGCGCGATTTGGCGAACATCCACTGAATGCGAGTGTCCAGAAGAACAGCGTGGTCGATGTCGACCACGTCACCGTCATACCAGAGGTGAACTGTAGTGATAGGCGCGGGAATAAATTTGTCGAAGTCTTCGTTCAGCGTCGTGTTGCGGCCGATCGAGGATTTAAGGCCGGCAAGCAGGTTCTTTGTCTGTCTGAAGTCAGTGGCGAGGATGACGGAGGAGGTCGTGTAGACCTCTCCGCCTGCCTTTACCAGCCAGTTCTTCTCCGAGGTTTGTTCGATGCCCTCGACGCCTGACTTGAGGTTGATGGCAACGCCTTTACGGCGGGCAAGCTCGGCGATAGGAGCGAAGAATTCACTGAGCGGGGCCGCGGGAATGCCGAGCCGACCGGCCGGCGCAGAGCGCAAAAAGGATTCATGGAAGACTTTGCCCGCGTACTTCACCGAGCAGCGCTCGAAACCATCATTGAGCGCGCCGACAACGACCGGCTCCCAGAAGTGGCGGATCGCCCGCTGGGTTTGGCCGGTACGACTGAGCCAGGAGGCGAAGCTTTCGGTATCGTTCGCTGGGTAGCCATGCAGGAAGCGGGCGAGACCGGAGGCGATCGCAACCTTGTCGCGCAGTGAGAGCATGGGAGCGCGAAGGAAGCTGATCGCCTGATGCGCCGGCGCAGGGAGGTTGCCGGGACGCAACAAGCTGCGGCGGCCACCGGGTTCGAGAAAGGTCAATTCGTCGTACCAGCGGATGGTGTCGGACATTCCGGCCTGACGGCACAGGTCGAGGATATTGGTGCAGCAGCCAAGAACGACATGCTGCGAGTCGATGGTCTCGGAGAGGGCAGGATGCTCATAGGAATAGGCACGGCCACCGATGTACGGGCGCCGTTCCAGCACCGTTACCGTCGCCCCCGCGTCCGCGAGCGCTACGGCAGCGGCGAGGCCGGCTACGCCTGCGCCTATAACGATCGCGTCCTGGTTGCCAGGGTCGCTCATGACGTCATCCGATTGAGCAATGCCATCGACATGCCTTGCGTGAGAGTCAGCAGCTTCGAGGATGTCGGCACGCTGACACGCTGAGAGAAGACATCGTTGTCGAGCTTTCCTATCCTGACAAGGAGATTGCGGTAGATGGTGACGAGCACCCACAGGGCGGCGCGGCTGTCTTTATCGATCAGAGGAAGGAGTTGGTCTGCGGACTTGTAATAGGCCTCGGCCTTCGCTGCCAGCTGGCGGAGCATGGCTCTGTCTGGTGATTCCACTCCAGCGCCCTGGGCCAGGGCCAGGACTCGTTCAGTGCTGCTGCCGAATTCATGCAGCATATCCTGCGGCAGGTAAACTCGTCCGCGCTCTGCATCTTCCTTCACGTCACGAAGGATGTTCGTCAACTGAAATGCGATGCCTGTCTCTTCGGCCAATTTTTCTGCGCGGGGATCGGTGTAGCCGAAGATACGAATGCAGACGAGTCCAACGACCGAGGCGACGAGATAGCAATAGCGGTAGAGATCGTCGAAGGTGGCGAATGTCTGCACTTCTACGGCGGCTCCAAGATGGGGTTCGAGGTCCATGGTGGTTCCCTGCACCAGCTCTTCAAGCAGCGCATCGGGAATTGCAAATTGCTTTTGCGTGTCGTTGAGGGCAAGGAAGACGGGATCGCCGGACACTCCGCTACGGCGCGCGGCTCGCCATGATTCGACCCAGGCGCTCATCGCCTGACGGCGCTCGGGGAGAGTGAGCGATTCGTCATCGGCGATATCGTCGGCGCGACGCATGAAGGCATAGACCGCACACATGGCGTCGCTCTTGTGCCGCGGCAAAACGCGGAAGGCGTAGTAAAAGTTCTTGGCCTCGCGCTGCGCTATCGTGCGGCAGGCAGCATAGGCTTCGGCAATGGTCACGTCGTAAGCCCCGCCCGCATCTTCGCTATCAACGCTCCAGCCAGCAGGCTCAACTTCTTCACCTTCGAGACGACGGGCCTGCCGCGCAGCACATCAAAGTTTTCCGCAGTGATGCCGTCGAGAATGGCGTCGCCGCCCTTGCGAAAGAGGTCCAGCGTGACTGCCAGTTCCTTATCGACGTGGGAGCTGATGACGCCACCGTCGCGCAGCATGGCGCGGGTACCCACTACAAGGCTTTCGATCATCGCGGCAAACTCGGGCGTAAAGACGCGGCCCTCAATCTGGCCGTCCTCGACGCCAAAGTGCGCCATAGCTTCCGCCGGAATATACCGTCTGCCACGATCGGCGTCCTCGGTCACATCCTGCCAGAAGTTCGCCAATTGCAAAGCGGTGCAGACCTTGTCCGAGAGCAACGCCAGCGACTCTTCCTGGTATCCGCACACCCATAAGACCAGCCGACCGACGGGATTGGCCGAGTAGCGCGAGTATTCGAGCAATTCGTGCCAGGTTTCATACTCGGTCTTGACCTGGTCCATACGGAAGGCGTGGAGCAGGTCGGCAAAGAGTTCGCGAGGGACGCCGCACTCGCGCACGGTCTCGTGCAGCGCCACAAAAACAGGATGCATGGAACGCTGCGGCGTGTCGTAGCACTCGTCGAGCATCGAGCCCCAGGCGTCGAGGAGGCGCGTGGCAATTGCCGGGTCTTCGACCTCATCGCCGAGATCGTCTGCAACGCGGCAATAGGCGTAGATGCTCTCAAAGTGTGGCCTGACCTTGCGGGGGAGAAACCAGGTGGCAACGTGGAAGTTCTCGTAGTGCGATGTGGCTAGCTTGCGACACCAGGCCTGCGCCTCTTCGAGCGTTGGCCGCTCCATCGGAGTGAGGTATTCGTGCGGCGCACCAAGCAGGGCGTGTTCGGATAGAGACATTTCGCTCACTCTGGCACCCCGGCAGGAAAGACGGCGGTCTTGATCTCGCGCGAGCTTCCGCTGCGATTCATCATGCGCGCGAAGACGGCGGGAACTTCTTCCAGACCGACGCGCCCGGTAATGTAATCTGCGCACTTGAAGCGGCGGCTGGTCACCAACTCAAACGCGGTGCGGCAGGTTGCGGGCGTGTGGTGGAAGCTGGCCTTCAACGTGATGTCGCCGTAGTGCAAGCGGTTGGTGTCAAGCTGTACCTTGGTGCCGCTGGGCGGCCCTCCGAAGAAGTTGACGACACCGCCCTTGCGGACCATATCAACTGCCCACTCCCAAGTAGCGGGGATGGCTACCGCCTCGATGACGATATCAGCGCCGCGTCCCTGCGGTGTTAAGGCACGTGCAGCTGCGACTACGTCATCGACCGACGAGATCTGCAGAACGCTGCTCGCGCCGAATAACTTTGCGGCGTCGATCTGGTCCTCCCGCTTGACGACTGCAATGACGTGGACGCCTGCGATCTCGGCGACGTGCATGAACATCAGCCCGATAGGACCGGCACCGATGACGATCATCGTATCGCCTGCCTTAGCTCCACTCTCTTCCAGTCCACGAACGACGCAGGCCAATGGTTCCGTCAAAGCAGCGTGCTCAAACGGGACATCATCGGGGACCAGCAACGTATTCTTTTCCACAATGCGTGCCGGGACACGGATGAATTCGGCATATGCACCGTTGTTGAAGAGGAGGTCTTCACAAAGATTTTGCTGGCCGTGGGTGCAGAAGAAACAAACATCGCAGGGTGCGGAGTTCAACGCGACTACCCGGTCTCCCTTGTGGAACGCGGTAACGCCGGAGCCTACCTCCTCGACGATTCCAGCAAGCTCGTGGCCAAAGCGCATCGGGGGCTTCAGCATTCTGGCGTGATAACCGCGGCGATAGACCTTCAGATCGGTGCCGCAGGTCAGTGCCGCTTTTACGCGAACCAGCAACTCGCCATCGCGCGGACGCGGAACCGCTACCTGCTCCAATCGCAGGTCCTGTTTGCCATACAGCACCGCCGCTGTCATTTCAGCCATGATCCATTCTATTTTCTCATTTTTGGCCGCCGTTCAGGAGTACCGAAAAGAACTTCTCCAATCCGGGCAATAAGATGCAATCTTCATGGAGTCCCTTGCATCTGATACATTGAGCCTGATAACCAGATGCCCTTCGTCTCTCCAGAGGTATTCGCAAAAGAAAAGGTCGCCGCCGTTCAGGACTACGCGCTGCTCTCGTGGCACGCCATCACGAACATATTTTCGCGTCCCCGTTACTGGCCCGACATATTCACCCAGATGGATTCGATTGGCTTTGGATCCCTGCCCATTGTCGTGCTGACAGGCTTCTTTACGGGCTGCGTGCTGGCGTTGCAATCGGCAACGTCGTTGCAGCAGTTTGGCGCGGTAAGTATGACCGGCAATCTGGTCGCACTCTCGATGGTGAAAGAGCTCGGCCCCGTACTGACCGGACTGATGATCTCCGGACGCAACGCTTCGGGAATGGCGTCGGAGCTTGGCTCAATGAAGGTGACTGAGCAGATCGACGCGATGCGGGCTCTGGGAACCGATCCCATCCGCAAACTTGTCACACCGCGGCTTTATGCGACGGTCTTCATGCTGTTTTTTCTCACCATTCTGTCCGATGCGGTGGGTATCGCGGGGGGCGCCCTGGTCAGCGTGGGGCTGCTCGGGCTCAATGGATCGGCCTACTTCCACAACTCCTATCGCGCACTGGTCTTCGCCGATGTCGTCCAGGGGCTCACGAAGCCTTTGTTTTCTGGTTTCATCATCGCTACCGTCGGCTGCTACTTCGGATTGAAGACCAAAGGCGGAACCCAGGGCGTCGGCCGCTCGACGACGCAGGCAGTTGTCGTCTCCTCTGTCTTCATCATTGTCGTCGACTTCCTTGTCAGCCGAGTGATGATCGGCATCTTTGGCCGTTGAGAGCAGACCATGACTGAAGAACTCGCCAGCACTAGCCTTTCATTGAATGAAAGCAGCGCCGATTCGACAGAACCCGTGGTCGTCTACGAGGATGTCTCCATCGGCTTCGACCGAAAGCCCGTTCTAGACAACATCTCTTTCAAGGTGCAGCCCGGCGAAACCCGCATCATTCTTGGACCGGCGGGCTGCGGCAAGTCTGTCCTGATGAAGCTCGCCAATGGGCTCTTGTGTCCCGACTCGGGATCGATACGAGTATTCGGCCAGGAAATTACAACGATGCACGAGAATGACCTGTTCAAACTGCGGTCACGCATCGGTATGGTTTTTCAAGAGTCGGCGCTATTCGACTCTCTCTCGGTTGAAGACAACGTAGCCTACCGACTTCACGAAGATCGAGTTCCTGAAGACGAAGCCCACAAACGGGTGGTCGAAGCGTTGCAGTTCGTCGAGTTGGAGCATGCCATCGCTAAGTTTCCATCGGAGCTTTCGGGCGGAATGCGCCGTCGCGTCTCCATTGCCCGCGCAATTATCTCCAGCCCAGACCTTATTCTTTACGACTCCCCTACGGGCGGCCTCGACCCCATCACGTCGACCACGATCATCGAGCTTGTAGTGAAGCAGCGTGACGTCTCCCACACGACCTCACTTCTGATTACCCATCGCCTGCAAGATGCAATCGTGCTCGCACGAAATCGCTTCAACCTAAAGGCCGGGAAGATGGAGTTGATTTCTGATAACGGAATCGATGACAGCACCAAATTTCTGGTCCTGAATGAAGGAAAAGTAGTCTTCGATGGCGCGACCAAGGCATTGGTCCACACGACCGATCCCTGGCTCAAGGAATACATCTCATGACGGGGTTACCGTTTTCCCTGTTTCCATTCTTCGTATGAGATTCTCGGCACGGTTAGAAAAGATTCCCTGGTCTTTACGTAAGAGCCCAGCCCATTCATCCGGCCGATCGCATGTAATTCCTCGGCTAGCACGTACGGACCGGCGGGATCGACGAATTTATCTTCGACGTAGATGGCAACCACCCTGCCCAAGATAATGCGAGATCTGCCAATTTCCATCGTGGTGTATTCCCTGCACTCCAGCGCGGCGTGGACCTGTTCGATGCGCGGCACCTTCACCACCTGAGAGGGTGCGGTGCTCAATCCCGCCATCTCCAGTTCGTTGAACTCTGCGGGAAAGTCGGTTGCACAGATATTCATCTGGCGAATAAGATCTTCGGTCACGACATTGACGACGAACTCTCCGGTGCGCCGAATGTTTCTTGCGGTATCTTTAGGGACGAAGCCGCCAGTCGGACGGTCAGTGACGCCGATCCCTATAATTGGCGGGTCAGTGCAAAGGTAGTTGTAAGCGCTGAAGGGAGCGGCATTCAGGCCGCCTTCCTCGTTCATGCTGGTCACCCAGGCAATGGGCCGCGGCGCTACCAGTCCGATCAGCAGGTTGTATGTCTGCCGTGCCGTAGCCTCTTCCATATTGATCTTCATTGGCGACTCCCAGTGTTCTTCGACGCCTACCGTATGGGCAATGAGGGGATACATGTCGCCGCCAGCGTCAAGCGCGATCCAAAGTTGTTAAAGGGATCAACTATCTAAGGCTTGCAGCGCTGCCCTGGCCAGCCGCATTTTTTGCGGCCGGATCCGGCGGGAGTGTATAGATCACCTCACCCGGGCGGGTGTAGTGCAGCTCCTCGCGGGCCTGATGCTCGATCGCATTCGGATCGTTCTGGAGTCGGTCGACGTGGCCCTTCATCAGATCATTTTCATGCTGCAGGGTCTGCAATTGCTTCGCCAGTACCTGCGTCTCCTGCCGCTTCTGTTGATAGACCGTCAGGCCATTCTGGCCAAAGATCACATGGTAGGCCATGGCCAACGCGAGCACCGCGGCCGCTCCTGTAGCGACCTTACGCCAGCCGCCTTGAACCCATTCGTACAGGCGCACTACGCCGCTCGACTTTTTTACCGCTGTGACTCTTGTGCCGGAACGAATCATATCTCTTCTATTGTCCAGTACAAATTTCGCACATCGCTCCGTCAAGTGGAAAACTATCTTCGCGTGCGAGTGTACCAAGTTCGTACTGACAGATTGGTCACGGGGCGGGTAGCCCTTTGTAAATTTAAACTGGGAATAGGCGAAGAGATCACATCAGCTGCACGAACCGGATGCAATCTTGGTATTCTTCTTCTGGGTCTTCTGTTTGATGCGAATCCTCTTTGCCATCTCGATTCTCTCTTTTCTCGCTCTCCTATGGGCGGCGATGGCGATCACCCGACGCATCCGCGCCAGCCACAAGCGCGAGAGTTCCTCGACCCCGACTCAGCCGGAGTTCGGGCAATACCTATTCTCCGCGGCGAAAGACGCAAATAGTCCGTCATCTCAGGATCCCTCGGCAAACAGAAGATGGCACGCCAGCCAAAGCCATACCGATTCTTACAACAAGGCAATTTCAGCCAACCGCGGCTAACGCGAAAGGACCTGCCCTATGCAACCTGTTACCTCTTCCCACTCCGGCCTGCTCGAAGGCGCCAAGCCGCTCCACGAGACGCTGCCCGGCCGCATCGCACTGTCCGTGGCCGCTACCCTCTTCGTCGCCGCATGTGCGCATGTATCGATCCCCCTCTTCTTCACCCCGGTACCAATCACTCTCCAGACATTCGCCGTTATCTTGATCGGCATGGTTCTCGGACCGGTTGCAGGATTTTCGACCATGGTTCTCTATCTCGCGGAAGGTGCCATGGGGCTGCCTGTATTCAGTCCCGCTGGCCCCGGCGGTATGGCGCACCTGCTCGGACCCGACGCCGGCTTTCTCTTTGCCTACCCGCTGGCTGCAGCGGCCGCTGGCTGGATCGTCCGTGCCATGCCTCGCGTTGTGTCCCGCTTCAGCAGCGCGATCCTTGCCGGAATTGGTTCCAGCATCATCACCTTCGCTCTTGGCGCTGGCTGGCTGGCGCACCTTCTGCACCTTGGCAGTACCGCAGTGTGGAGCCTTGCGGTGGCGCCGTTCCTCGCGGGCGAAGCCATCAAAATCACTGCTGCCGCCGGAATCTTCAGTTCGATGCAGAAGTGGCGGCGCTCCTGATCCAGTAACAATGATCCTCTTGACGTCCTGAACCGACACTGACGGGCCGCGTCTCTTATCCCTCTTACTCTCCCAAGGATTACCGAATTATGCCTACCGCCAACACTGCAATTCAAGAGATCAACATCGCACACAGCCCCGACTCTGACGACGCCTTCATGTTCTACGGTCTGGCCACCAACAAGATCCGCGTCCCCGGCTTCAAGTTCAACCACACTCTCACCGACATCGAAACCCTGAACCACCGCGCCATCAACGAAGCCTTCTATGATGTCACCGCGATCTCCTTCCACGCCTATCCTTATCTGCAGGACAAGTACACGCTGATGGCGTGTGGCGGCAGCGTCGGCGAGGGCTATGGCCCGATGATCGTCGCCCCCCGCAAGCTCACGCTCGACGAGGTAAAGAAGACGCGCATCGCTATCCCGGGCACGCTCACTACGGCTTATCTCGCTCTGAGGCTCTTCGCGCCGGACATCGAGACTACCGTAGTTCCGTTCGACAAGATCATTCCCGCTGTGGTCTCTGGCGAGTTCGATGCCGGACTGATCATCCACGAGGGCCAGTTGACCTACGCCAATGACGGGCTTGTAAAGCTCCTTGACCTTGGTCAGTGGTGGCGCGAGGAGACCGGCCTTCCCCTCCCTCTTGGGGGTAATGCTATCCGCCGCTCGTTCAGCCCGCAGACCCTGCTTACCACCACCAACGCCCTGCGTGACAGCATCCAGCACGCTCTCGACCACCGCGAAGAGGCACTGGCCTACGCCATGCAGTTTGCCCGCGATCTCGACCCGAGTCTCGCCAACCGCTTCGTCGGAATGTACGTCAACGAACGCACCTTGAATTATGGCGAGGATGGTAAAGAAGCCATTCGCAAGCTGCTCGACATGGGCTTCGACCGCGGCATTATTCCCATTCGCGCCAACGTAGATTTTGTCGGCTAGCCAGCAGCTTGCAGGATGATTCCATCCTGCAAGCTGTGTTATCTTAACTAAGTCGATTGATCGCGGCAGACTGGCTTCAAGGTGTGCCTCTCAATCACTTCCCCCTCATGCAATTGAGGTCAAAATGGACGCGTAGCTCAGTTGGTAGAGCATTCGACTCTTAATCGACTGGTCGTAGGTTCGATCCCTACCGCGTCCACCACTTCTTCCAGAAAATCTAATATTTAGATTTATCCTTCAAGTGATGAATCTAGTGACATTAAATTCCAGCTTCATCCCCAAAATAATAATTCTGGACTAAACTAGGCCACAAGGTACGCAGGTTCTTTACCCTGCCTCAATCATGGCTGAGCGAAAGCGGATCTGGCGAATGGTGATCCCAATAGCGCTTCTTGCGTTGTTGATGTGCACTACGCTCGGGATGGTCTGGCATCACCATGCCACCACTTCTCCGGACACCTGCCCGATCTGCCATCTCGGCCATCTTGCTATCGAGCCCTCCGTAGCTAGCGTCCAGGTATACGTTCTGGTCCCCACAGGAATAGAACTTCAGTCTCA from Edaphobacter paludis includes:
- a CDS encoding ATP-dependent Clp protease ATP-binding subunit, whose product is MFERYTEKARRVIFFARYEASQFGSPYIETEHLLLGLLREDKALTNRFLRSHASVESIRKQIEGHTTIREKVSTSVDLPLSNECKRVLAYAAEEAERLSHKHIGTEHLLLGLLREEKCFAAEILTERGLRLPAIREELQRTTQEKAPASQGTGKTQRGEQSMLAEFSRDLTQSAMDQQLDPLVGRDAEVDRVIQILCRRTKNNPVLIGEPGVGKTAIVEGLAQKIADGEVPSFLADKRVLALDLSLIVAGTKYRGQFEERLKTIMKELMENQNSIVFIDELHTLVGAGSAEGSLDAANILKPALSRGEIQCIGATTPAEYRKSIEKDRSLERRFQAVKVPPPNEEDAIKIIMGIKDKYEKFHAVSYTDDAITFSVSHSSRYIPDRFLPDKAIDLIDEAGARVKLRQTSLPEELTEVQKRIKFIVHRMENAIANHEFEKARFYSDEERKERENLRALRDKYHLDDSSAGIVTREDIEDVVSRWTGVPITSLKEEETQRLLRVEEELHKRVISQDKAISALARAIRRSRAGLKNPARPIGSFLFLGPTGVGKTEMARTLAQFLFGSEKALIRFDMSEFMEKHSVSKLIGSPPGYVGYEEGGQLTERVKRNPYCVVLLDEIEKAHPDVFNLLLQVFEDGQLTDGLGNTVDYKNTIIIMTSNIGAKHLQKRQGLGFQSEKEDMVLDKMEELVRGEVKRTFNPEFLNRLDEIIIFTSLSDADLMQILELLVQQLNVNLVHKAITISVTDGAKKWIIEKTASDRTYGARPLRRALQKYVEDPLSEALIGGGIAQRPAFLEVYMENNALFYRPIAAEGEEKMAGLALTTV
- the hpnE gene encoding hydroxysqualene dehydroxylase HpnE, which translates into the protein MSDPGNQDAIVIGAGVAGLAAAVALADAGATVTVLERRPYIGGRAYSYEHPALSETIDSQHVVLGCCTNILDLCRQAGMSDTIRWYDELTFLEPGGRRSLLRPGNLPAPAHQAISFLRAPMLSLRDKVAIASGLARFLHGYPANDTESFASWLSRTGQTQRAIRHFWEPVVVGALNDGFERCSVKYAGKVFHESFLRSAPAGRLGIPAAPLSEFFAPIAELARRKGVAINLKSGVEGIEQTSEKNWLVKAGGEVYTTSSVILATDFRQTKNLLAGLKSSIGRNTTLNEDFDKFIPAPITTVHLWYDGDVVDIDHAVLLDTRIQWMFAKSRIRRWAAERGSYLELVISASWSELEMGREQILTSALQELELFFPAAKTAKLVKSGVLKEARATFSVIPGLDRFRPNQTTEWPGLYLAGDWTATEWPSTMEGAVRSGRLAAGALMGNPDRFMSPEAPAQGLMRWLSRQ
- a CDS encoding phytoene/squalene synthase family protein, with amino-acid sequence MTIAEAYAACRTIAQREAKNFYYAFRVLPRHKSDAMCAVYAFMRRADDIADDESLTLPERRQAMSAWVESWRAARRSGVSGDPVFLALNDTQKQFAIPDALLEELVQGTTMDLEPHLGAAVEVQTFATFDDLYRYCYLVASVVGLVCIRIFGYTDPRAEKLAEETGIAFQLTNILRDVKEDAERGRVYLPQDMLHEFGSSTERVLALAQGAGVESPDRAMLRQLAAKAEAYYKSADQLLPLIDKDSRAALWVLVTIYRNLLVRIGKLDNDVFSQRVSVPTSSKLLTLTQGMSMALLNRMTS
- the hpnC gene encoding squalene synthase HpnC is translated as MSLSEHALLGAPHEYLTPMERPTLEEAQAWCRKLATSHYENFHVATWFLPRKVRPHFESIYAYCRVADDLGDEVEDPAIATRLLDAWGSMLDECYDTPQRSMHPVFVALHETVRECGVPRELFADLLHAFRMDQVKTEYETWHELLEYSRYSANPVGRLVLWVCGYQEESLALLSDKVCTALQLANFWQDVTEDADRGRRYIPAEAMAHFGVEDGQIEGRVFTPEFAAMIESLVVGTRAMLRDGGVISSHVDKELAVTLDLFRKGGDAILDGITAENFDVLRGRPVVSKVKKLSLLAGALIAKMRAGLTT
- a CDS encoding alcohol dehydrogenase catalytic domain-containing protein; this translates as MTAAVLYGKQDLRLEQVAVPRPRDGELLVRVKAALTCGTDLKVYRRGYHARMLKPPMRFGHELAGIVEEVGSGVTAFHKGDRVVALNSAPCDVCFFCTHGQQNLCEDLLFNNGAYAEFIRVPARIVEKNTLLVPDDVPFEHAALTEPLACVVRGLEESGAKAGDTMIVIGAGPIGLMFMHVAEIAGVHVIAVVKREDQIDAAKLFGASSVLQISSVDDVVAAARALTPQGRGADIVIEAVAIPATWEWAVDMVRKGGVVNFFGGPPSGTKVQLDTNRLHYGDITLKASFHHTPATCRTAFELVTSRRFKCADYITGRVGLEEVPAVFARMMNRSGSSREIKTAVFPAGVPE
- a CDS encoding ABC transporter permease, which produces MPFVSPEVFAKEKVAAVQDYALLSWHAITNIFSRPRYWPDIFTQMDSIGFGSLPIVVLTGFFTGCVLALQSATSLQQFGAVSMTGNLVALSMVKELGPVLTGLMISGRNASGMASELGSMKVTEQIDAMRALGTDPIRKLVTPRLYATVFMLFFLTILSDAVGIAGGALVSVGLLGLNGSAYFHNSYRALVFADVVQGLTKPLFSGFIIATVGCYFGLKTKGGTQGVGRSTTQAVVVSSVFIIVVDFLVSRVMIGIFGR
- a CDS encoding ATP-binding cassette domain-containing protein, which encodes MTEELASTSLSLNESSADSTEPVVVYEDVSIGFDRKPVLDNISFKVQPGETRIILGPAGCGKSVLMKLANGLLCPDSGSIRVFGQEITTMHENDLFKLRSRIGMVFQESALFDSLSVEDNVAYRLHEDRVPEDEAHKRVVEALQFVELEHAIAKFPSELSGGMRRRVSIARAIISSPDLILYDSPTGGLDPITSTTIIELVVKQRDVSHTTSLLITHRLQDAIVLARNRFNLKAGKMELISDNGIDDSTKFLVLNEGKVVFDGATKALVHTTDPWLKEYIS
- a CDS encoding flavin reductase family protein, translating into MYPLIAHTVGVEEHWESPMKINMEEATARQTYNLLIGLVAPRPIAWVTSMNEEGGLNAAPFSAYNYLCTDPPIIGIGVTDRPTGGFVPKDTARNIRRTGEFVVNVVTEDLIRQMNICATDFPAEFNELEMAGLSTAPSQVVKVPRIEQVHAALECREYTTMEIGRSRIILGRVVAIYVEDKFVDPAGPYVLAEELHAIGRMNGLGSYVKTRESFLTVPRISYEEWKQGKR
- a CDS encoding septum formation initiator family protein; translation: MIRSGTRVTAVKKSSGVVRLYEWVQGGWRKVATGAAAVLALAMAYHVIFGQNGLTVYQQKRQETQVLAKQLQTLQHENDLMKGHVDRLQNDPNAIEHQAREELHYTRPGEVIYTLPPDPAAKNAAGQGSAASLR